One Nitrospira sp. DNA window includes the following coding sequences:
- a CDS encoding phosphate ABC transporter, ATP-binding protein PstB gives MEVQSTNLTAAPLVTIRPTAPQARLARGQQAMASLVDAKILVRNLDFYYGQRQALFHVALTVRTNSVTSFIGPSGCGKSTLLRCLNRMNDLVEGARAVGRVELDGADIYDPDIDVTDLRKRVGMVFQKSNPFPKSIYDNVAYGPRLHGTKDKRTLDELVHHSLQGAGLWDEVKDRLAQSALGLSGGQQQRLCIARALAVQPEVILMDEPCSALDPIATGKIEELIFTLKNTYTVVIVTHNMQQAARVSDLCGFFLMGELVEFGDTKTIFTTPRDKRTEDYITGRFG, from the coding sequence ATGGAAGTGCAGTCCACCAACCTGACGGCGGCGCCGCTCGTCACGATCCGTCCGACCGCTCCGCAGGCGCGTCTCGCCCGTGGTCAGCAGGCGATGGCCTCCCTCGTGGATGCCAAGATCCTGGTCCGGAACCTGGATTTTTATTACGGTCAACGGCAAGCCCTGTTCCACGTGGCGCTCACGGTGCGGACCAATTCGGTCACCTCGTTCATCGGCCCTTCCGGCTGTGGAAAGTCCACGCTGCTGCGTTGCTTGAATCGCATGAACGACCTGGTGGAAGGTGCGCGCGCCGTGGGGCGGGTGGAACTCGACGGCGCCGATATTTACGACCCCGACATCGATGTGACCGACCTCAGGAAGCGCGTGGGCATGGTCTTTCAGAAATCGAACCCCTTTCCCAAATCGATCTACGACAACGTGGCCTATGGTCCGCGTTTACACGGCACCAAGGACAAGCGGACGCTGGATGAGCTGGTTCACCATAGTTTGCAGGGGGCGGGACTCTGGGACGAGGTCAAGGACCGGCTCGCGCAAAGCGCCCTGGGCCTGTCCGGAGGTCAACAACAACGACTGTGCATCGCGCGCGCATTGGCCGTGCAGCCGGAGGTCATCCTCATGGACGAACCCTGCTCCGCACTCGACCCGATCGCGACCGGCAAGATCGAGGAATTGATTTTTACATTGAAGAACACCTACACCGTGGTCATCGTCACGCACAATATGCAGCAGGCTGCGCGGGTGTCCGACCTATGCGGATTTTTTCTGATGGGAGAGCTGGTGGAATTCGGGGATACTAAAACCATCTTCACCACACCGCGGGACAAGCGGACGGAAGATTATATCACCGGCCGATTTGGATAA
- a CDS encoding phosphate ABC transporter, permease protein PstA, translated as MKHFWRGGELFVWMTASGVAISLLMVGGMLALIMVNGLGQFWPATLQQVTLKQQETVIGQVVGQEVIPNSATPDRPDGQLRYRYRVGNRDVFGAEYRWVNAADIVATSIPEDLVFVERREWGPAYGRITALAADGTMPNKDGSNWSEIVTLVEQANQLRRRIEHLERDEIGEINYRIEKVRLQRQAFMLDGQLSRREADEDRLLLDRIAALEQEYHAKTLALERLHNEAGQRALLLTLSNGRSMRLSLDQVIAVSRPNGMNRIEKSLAYLRNLWLFLSGEPREANTEGGIFPAIFGTVLMVFLMTIVVMPFGVMAAVYLREYAKQGLLVRLVRIAVNNLAGVPSIVFGVFGLAFFVYALGGTIDQWLFPEALPNPTFGTGGILWASLTLALLTVPVVIVATEEGLSAVPRDFREGSVGLGATKFETIRHVILPCALPGILTGLILAMARAAGEVAPLMLTGVVKLAPALPLDEYLPFLHLDRKFMHLGFHIYDVGFQSPNVEAAKPMVYMTTLILILVVVLLNWAAVMLRNRLRKRFAASAV; from the coding sequence ATGAAGCATTTCTGGCGAGGCGGCGAACTGTTCGTCTGGATGACCGCGTCCGGCGTGGCCATCAGCCTGCTCATGGTGGGCGGGATGCTGGCCTTGATCATGGTCAACGGACTGGGGCAGTTCTGGCCTGCCACCCTGCAGCAGGTCACGCTGAAACAGCAGGAAACCGTCATCGGCCAGGTGGTGGGGCAAGAAGTCATTCCCAATTCCGCCACGCCGGACAGGCCCGATGGACAACTCCGGTATCGCTATCGAGTGGGCAATCGCGATGTGTTCGGAGCCGAATATCGCTGGGTCAATGCGGCGGACATCGTCGCGACCAGTATTCCGGAAGACCTGGTGTTCGTCGAACGGCGCGAGTGGGGTCCGGCCTATGGCCGCATCACTGCCCTGGCTGCAGATGGAACGATGCCGAACAAGGACGGCAGCAACTGGTCGGAGATCGTGACCCTCGTGGAGCAGGCGAACCAGCTGCGCCGGCGGATCGAACATCTGGAGCGGGATGAGATCGGCGAGATCAACTATCGCATCGAAAAGGTCAGACTCCAACGCCAGGCCTTCATGCTGGACGGGCAACTCAGCCGGCGTGAAGCGGACGAAGATCGCCTGCTCCTCGATCGGATCGCCGCGCTCGAACAGGAGTATCACGCCAAGACCCTGGCGCTCGAACGACTGCACAACGAAGCAGGGCAGAGGGCGCTCCTGTTGACCCTTTCCAACGGACGGTCGATGCGCCTCTCGCTCGATCAGGTCATTGCCGTCAGCCGGCCGAACGGGATGAATCGGATCGAGAAGTCGCTCGCCTATCTGCGCAACCTGTGGCTGTTTCTGTCCGGCGAGCCGCGCGAAGCCAATACCGAAGGCGGCATCTTTCCGGCGATTTTCGGCACGGTCTTGATGGTGTTCCTGATGACGATCGTGGTGATGCCCTTCGGTGTGATGGCGGCGGTCTATCTGCGGGAATATGCGAAACAGGGCCTGTTGGTCCGGCTGGTCCGGATCGCGGTGAATAATCTCGCCGGCGTACCTTCCATCGTGTTCGGCGTGTTCGGCCTGGCGTTTTTCGTCTATGCGCTGGGTGGAACCATCGACCAATGGCTGTTTCCCGAAGCCTTGCCGAATCCGACCTTCGGCACCGGCGGCATCCTGTGGGCGTCGCTGACCCTGGCCCTGCTGACCGTTCCGGTGGTGATCGTCGCGACTGAGGAGGGGCTTTCCGCCGTCCCGCGAGATTTCCGGGAAGGGTCGGTCGGGTTGGGCGCCACCAAGTTCGAAACGATTCGACATGTGATTCTCCCCTGCGCGCTTCCCGGCATTCTGACCGGCCTGATCCTGGCCATGGCCAGGGCCGCCGGCGAAGTGGCGCCCTTGATGCTCACCGGGGTGGTGAAGTTGGCGCCCGCCCTACCGTTGGACGAGTACCTCCCCTTCCTGCATCTCGATCGGAAGTTCATGCATTTGGGGTTTCACATCTATGACGTGGGATTCCAGTCGCCGAACGTCGAGGCGGCGAAGCCGATGGTGTACATGACTACGCTGATCTTGATCCTGGTGGTCGTCTTGTTGAATTGGGCGGCGGTGATGCTGCGCAACCGGTTGCGTAAACGTTTCGCCGCGTCTGCTGTGTGA